Part of the Pseudomonas chlororaphis genome, CCAACGCAACAACCGACCTGTAGGACCATCACCACCCCCGTGGCGAGGGAGCTTGCTCCCGCTCGGTAGCGCGGCCGCCGCAAAGCCTGGGCATGCGCCGGGTCTGACGAAAAGCGAGGGCCGCTTCGCAGCCCAACAGGAGCAAGTTCCCTCGCCACGAAGCGTAAATGCCTACGAGATTTTAGGAACAGAACGTGTCAGGTGTTGTGATCGATATCCAGCTTGCTGAACGTCACTTTCCCGCCTTCGCTGGTATAGCCGGTGTTGTCCTGCACATACACGCCTGCCTTGAAATACAGCGGCCTGACTCGCCAGGTTGCGCTGATGGTGGTGTACCAGCTGCGGCCCGCCGCGGTGATGCCCAGGTCGCCGGTGCGGTCAAGGTGGATGCGGTAGGAGAAGGCGCGGCCAAGCTTCACGCCAGTGGCGACGGTGATGACCCGGGCATTTTTGTCGTCGGGGCGCATGCGGACCTTGGCGACGATGTCACCGGTGTCAGTGGCCTCTTTGTACTGGTACTCCAGTTTCACCATGGGTTTGTTGCTGTCTTTGGTATGGATCTGGCCGATCACCACCTTGCCGCTGCTGGGCACCTGGCTGACGGTCAGGGTGGCATTCAAGAAGTTATCGGCGTCGGGGTACAACCAGTTACGCAAGGTGCCGTCTTTATAGGTTTCCCTCAGCTCGCTGCGCGGGTAGATGGCGTTTTCGGTCTTGGCGCCGGTGACCGGCGCCCAGAAGTAGACGGTACTGCCGTCGGAGTTGAAGTATTTGTTCTTGAACCCGTCCACCAGGCGTGGGGTTTCGATGGTTTTCGGCGGGCTGCCTTCGGGGATGCTCAAGTTCCACGTTGCAAGATCGACCATGCTCGGATCCTTTCTGTACAAAAGAAATGATTTACGCCATAGCCGGAGGCTCTGTGACGCGCTTTTGAAGACACCGGTGGGCGTGCGCGACGGTAATTCTTCCTGTACGCGTTCGGCGGAGGGTTGGCGTCAACGGACCGTCAGAGTGGCATTTGCCGCTTTTGTGCCCGAACGGAATGACCGTTGGTCGATTAATCGCAAAATGGTTGGAACGATGGCCAAGTGGTATCTGTCGCTTTCCACTTTTTGGCAGCTCTTGCTTGAAGAGGGGGGGGATCGACAGGCGTCCGCCCAAGCAGCGTTCCCTGCTGCTTCGGCGCCTGGAGGGGATCAGATCTTGTGATCGACAGCCAGCAGGCTGAAGGTCACTTTTCCGCCTTCGGTGGTGTAGCCGGTGTTGTCCTGCACGTAGACCCCCGCCTTGAAATAAAGCGGCTTGTCTTTCCAGGTCGGGTCGATGGTGGTTCTCCAGTTGTAGCCCGCTGCGGTGATACCCAGCGCACCCTTCTGGTTGAGATGAATCTGGTAGGAGAACCGGCTGTCGAGCTTGACGCCGGTGGCAATGATGACGACCTGTCCTTCCTCGTCGTCAGGACGCATGCGGACCTTGGCGACGATGTTGCCGGTGGAGGTTTTCGTCTTGTACTGGTATTCGAGCTTCACCATGGGGCTGG contains:
- a CDS encoding alginate lyase, whose product is MVDLATWNLSIPEGSPPKTIETPRLVDGFKNKYFNSDGSTVYFWAPVTGAKTENAIYPRSELRETYKDGTLRNWLYPDADNFLNATLTVSQVPSSGKVVIGQIHTKDSNKPMVKLEYQYKEATDTGDIVAKVRMRPDDKNARVITVATGVKLGRAFSYRIHLDRTGDLGITAAGRSWYTTISATWRVRPLYFKAGVYVQDNTGYTSEGGKVTFSKLDIDHNT
- a CDS encoding alginate lyase, coding for MIDLNTWNLSIPEGSPAITIETPRLAQGFKDEYFNAETGTLFFWAPVTGTKTANAIYPRSELRETYSDGTLRNWLYSAADNSLKATLMVNQVPSTGKIVIGQIHTKDSTSPMVKLEYQYKTKTSTGNIVAKVRMRPDDEEGQVVIIATGVKLDSRFSYQIHLNQKGALGITAAGYNWRTTIDPTWKDKPLYFKAGVYVQDNTGYTTEGGKVTFSLLAVDHKI